The nucleotide sequence GGCGAGGACTACCGCTCCGAGGACGCCGAGAGCCCCATCCCGGAGCTCCGCAGCCGCAAGAAGGACGACACCAAGCTCGCCCGCGTGCAGGGCTACGGTAAGAAGGCTCACGAGGTCGAGAAGCAGACCAAGGAAGAGCGCGAGGCCGTGCTCGCGTAAGCGCACCACCCACCGTCAGCAAGCGAACAGGGCGCCCACCGGGCGCCCTGTTTTCTGTAGGACAAGGGTTCTTCCCTTGCCGTCGGGCCGGGCTCGCCCGCAGGTGGCGGCAAGGGAAGAGCCCGTGCCCTACGCCTCTTCCCGGCCTTCTCCCCCGTCTTCGCCGCCCGGCGGCCTCAGTCGCCCGGCATCCTTCAGCGCGCGGCGGAGGATGAACTCCACCTGGGCGTTGACGCTGCGCAGGTCGTCCGCAGCCCAGCGCTCGACAGCCTCCCAGAGAGCCGGGTCGACGCGCAGCGGGTATTGTTTGCGTTTCGCCATATCTCACACCGCGGGCGCCCCGGCAAACGCGCGGGGCGCCCGCCCTTCCCTACTGGTACAGCGTCCCCGTGTTCAGCACGGGCTGGGCGTCGGACTCGCCGCACAGCACCACCATGAGGTTCGACACCATAGCGGCCTTGCGCTCGTCGTCCAAGTCTACCACGTTCTTGCGCGACAGCTCGCCCAGCGCCATCTCCACCATGCCCACCGCGCCCTGCACGATCTTCTCACGCGCGGCTATCACGGCGTCCGCCTGCTGGCGGCGCAGCATCGCCTGGGCGATCTCCGGCGCATAGGCCAGGTGCGTGAGGCGCGCGTCGTCTATCACCACGCCGGCTTTCTCCAGGCGCACGGCCAGCTCCTCCTTGAGAGCGGCCGACACCTCCTCGATGTTGCTGCGCAGCGTTATCTCGCCCTCAGGCTCTCCGGGCATCTGGTCGTAGGCATAGGTGGTGGCCACGTGACGCAGCGCCGTCTCGCTCTGCGTGTGCACGTAGGAGTTGTAGTCGTCCACGTCGAACAGAGCCTTCGCCGTGTTCTCGACGCGCCAGACGATGACGTCGGCTATCTCGATGGGGTTGCCGCACTTGTCGTTCACCTTCAGGTGCTCTCCGTTGTACGTGCGGGCGCGCAGCGAGACCTTCGTGGACAGCGGCGTGCTCTTTCCAGTGCGCGCATCGACGGTGCTGCCGGCCGAGCGCGAGTAGAACGGGTTCGCCCAGTGGAAGCCCTCGTCGCGCACCGTGCCCTTGTAGTCGCCGAACAGGATGAGCACGCGCGCCTGGTTCGGCTGGATGGTGAAGAAGCCCATGAGCATCAACAGGGGCCCCACGCAGAGCACGACGATGCCCACGACCAACAGCACCACGCCCATCGTGTGGGCCGGCGTGGCGAGGGGCATGTCTTCGGGCGGCAGCATGGTCGCCCCGGCCACGATGCAGGCGACGCACGCGGCTGCGAGAACGAACGTGAGCAGCAGCAGGGGCCAGCCGTTCCTTGCGTGGATGGTTTTCTCGACGGACGCGCCGCCGGTCGCACGCGCGGTCTTATCGGACATGACGGTTCCTTTCTCTCCCGAACAAGACGCCCTATGCGCCCGTCCGCACCCTCGCACCGCAAGGTGATACGAATATGATATCACATTGAGATCGCGTTGACGAGAGCGTGCGAGAATGCCCGCGAGAAAGACCGGCGTCGAACTCCGCCGCACTTTCTCATTTTTTCATTTTACGATGTTTCACGTGAAACATCTGTTCGCGTATCAGGCCAAAAAGAAAGGAGCCCTTGCGGACTCCCTTCTCTTCAAGCGTTCGGCTTCGTGCGCTCGGCTACTCGCCAGCCTCCGTGTAGTTGCGGGTCACGCTGGAATCGACCGACACGCCCGGCGTCATCGTGGCGGACACGGTGACGGACTTCACGTACTTGCCCTTGGCCGCAGCCGGCTTCATGCGAATGATCTCGTCGTACACGGCACCGTAGTTCTCGGCGAGCTGCTCGGCCGTGAAGCTGACCTTGCCGATGATGACGTGCGCGATGCCGTAACGGTCGGCACGGTACTCCACGCGGCCGCCCTTGAGCTCGTTGATGGCCTTCGCCACGTCGTTGGTGACGGTACCGAGCTTCGGGTTCGGCATGAGGCCGCGGGGGCCGAGGATCTTACCGAGACGGCCGACCTTGCCCATCTGGTCGGGCGTGGCCACGGCGGCGTCGAAGTTGAACTCGCCGGCCTGGATCTGCTGCATAAGCTCGTCGGAGCCCACGATGTCGGCGCCGGCCTCCTCGGCAGCGCGGGCAGCCTCGCCCTCGGCGAACACGGCCACGCGGACCGTCTTGCCCGAGCCGTTCGGCAGGCTCACGGTGCCGCGGAGCTGCTGGTCGGCCTGGCGGGTATCGATGCCCAGGCGGAAGTCGACCGTCACCGTCTCGTCGAACTTGGCGGTGGAGACTTCCTTCACCAGGTTCATAGCCGCCAGCGGCGCGTAGGCCTCCTCGCCGATCTTCTCGATCGCAGCACGGTAGTTCTTGGACAGTTTCGTCATGTTGGTTCCTTTCGTGGTTCGTAGCGGGCACATGGCGCGCCCTTCCACTGCCTTTTATCGCTCAAACGCCCGCCCGGTCGGACGGCCGTGTTTGCGCTTTGGTTCGCCGAAGGACTAGTCCTCGTCCTCAAGCGTCTTGCCCTGCAGCATGGCGGCAACCTTCTTGGAAGGCACGTACTTGATCTTCATCTCGCGGCCCTCGATGCGCACGCCCATGGAACGAGCCGTGCCGGCGATGATCTCCATAGCGGCCTCGATCGTGTTGGCGTTGAGGTCCGGCAGCTTGATCTCGGCGATCTCGCGGAGCTGGTCCTCGGTGAGGGTGCCCACGGACTGCATGTGCGGGATGCCCGCGCCGCTCTTGATGCCCAGCTTCTCCTTGATGAGGATGGCCGCCGGCGGAGTCTTGCACACGAACGTGAACGACTTGTCCTCGTACACCGTGATCTCGACCGGAATGATGGTGCCGGACTGGTCCTGCGTCTGGGCGTTGAACGCCTGGCAGAACTGCATGATGTTGACGCCCTGGGCGCCCAGCGCCGGGCCGACCGGAGGAGCCGGGTTCGCGGCACCCGCGGGGATCTGCAGCTTGATAAAGCCGGTTTGCTTCTTTTCAGCCATGATAACTACCCTTTCAGCTGATCATAACGTTTCGAAAATCAATCTATCAACACAGCGGCATATGTCGAATGAGAAGCCCCGGTCCACGCGGGCACGCGACGCCGCCGATGTTCGCTAAATCTTGGCGATCTGGTCGAACGAGAGCTCCACGGGAGTCTCGCGCCCGAAGATCGACACGAGCACCTTCACCTTGCCGGCATCGGGGGACACCTCCGAGACCACGCCGTCGAACTCCGCCAACGGTCCGGAAACCACTTTGACGGACTGCCCCACCTCGATGGAGGAGGACGTCTTCTTCGGCGTGCCGGGACGGTTTTTGTCCGAGCGCATGCCCATGATCTTGTTGTACTCGTCGCGGGTCAGCGGAGCCGGGTTGCCCTGGCTGCCCACGAAACCCGTGACGCCCGGCGTGTTGCGCACGGCCGCCCAGCTGCGGTCGTCAAGCTCCATGCGGACGAGCACATAGCCCGGGAACACCTTCTTCTCGCTCTCGACGCGGCGCCCGCCCTCTTTGATTTCCGTCACCATCTCGGTGGGGATCTCGATGGCGAACACGTTGTTCTCGAGGCCCATGGTCTCGATACGCGTCTCGAGGTTCTTCTTCACCTTGTTCTCATAGCCCGAGTAGGTGTGCAGGACGTACCATTTCTTCGACATGTCCTTAAGCCCCCAAACTCGAGATGCCCACGAGAACCGGTGTGATGATGACGTTGTCGAGAAGAGCCACGTACACGCCGAAGAACAGCAGCGCGGCCACGACGACGACGCTCCAGCGGAGCACGTCCTTCTTCGTGGGCCACGTCACGCGCTTCATCTCGGCACGCACGTCCTTGAGGAAGCCGAAACGACGCTTCTTGGGCTTGCTCTCGACCTTCTTCTCGGCTTTCTTCTCTATCTTGCCCTTGTCCTGCTTGTTGGCGGCAGGGGTCTCGGCCTTGTCGGCTTTCTTGAAAAACCGCTTCTTGGGTTCCGCGGCGGCATCGGCCTCGGCGATATCCTTCGCCTCGACTGCGGCGCTCTCGGCCTCGAGGGCCTGCGCCTTTCGTGCGGCGCGTGCGGCCGAGGCCTTTGCGCGCTGTGTTTTCGATTTCTTCGCCATCTGGTTCCTTCGCCCGAGAAAACCGGGAAAATCGTTATCCGTCTAAACGCCAAACAAGCAGCCTGATTCCAAGCTGCTCGAACAAGCAACCTGAATGCAAGCTGCTCAAGATTAACAAGCTGGCAGGCCAGGAGGGACTCGAACCCCCAACATGCGGTTTTGGAGACCGCCGCTCTACCAATTGGAGCTACTGGCCTATTGCTTGTCCTACCCTGATAACG is from Gordonibacter urolithinfaciens and encodes:
- a CDS encoding SPFH domain-containing protein, which encodes MSDKTARATGGASVEKTIHARNGWPLLLLTFVLAAACVACIVAGATMLPPEDMPLATPAHTMGVVLLVVGIVVLCVGPLLMLMGFFTIQPNQARVLILFGDYKGTVRDEGFHWANPFYSRSAGSTVDARTGKSTPLSTKVSLRARTYNGEHLKVNDKCGNPIEIADVIVWRVENTAKALFDVDDYNSYVHTQSETALRHVATTYAYDQMPGEPEGEITLRSNIEEVSAALKEELAVRLEKAGVVIDDARLTHLAYAPEIAQAMLRRQQADAVIAAREKIVQGAVGMVEMALGELSRKNVVDLDDERKAAMVSNLMVVLCGESDAQPVLNTGTLYQ
- the rplA gene encoding 50S ribosomal protein L1, whose translation is MTKLSKNYRAAIEKIGEEAYAPLAAMNLVKEVSTAKFDETVTVDFRLGIDTRQADQQLRGTVSLPNGSGKTVRVAVFAEGEAARAAEEAGADIVGSDELMQQIQAGEFNFDAAVATPDQMGKVGRLGKILGPRGLMPNPKLGTVTNDVAKAINELKGGRVEYRADRYGIAHVIIGKVSFTAEQLAENYGAVYDEIIRMKPAAAKGKYVKSVTVSATMTPGVSVDSSVTRNYTEAGE
- the rplK gene encoding 50S ribosomal protein L11; translation: MAEKKQTGFIKLQIPAGAANPAPPVGPALGAQGVNIMQFCQAFNAQTQDQSGTIIPVEITVYEDKSFTFVCKTPPAAILIKEKLGIKSGAGIPHMQSVGTLTEDQLREIAEIKLPDLNANTIEAAMEIIAGTARSMGVRIEGREMKIKYVPSKKVAAMLQGKTLEDED
- the nusG gene encoding transcription termination/antitermination protein NusG, which produces MSKKWYVLHTYSGYENKVKKNLETRIETMGLENNVFAIEIPTEMVTEIKEGGRRVESEKKVFPGYVLVRMELDDRSWAAVRNTPGVTGFVGSQGNPAPLTRDEYNKIMGMRSDKNRPGTPKKTSSSIEVGQSVKVVSGPLAEFDGVVSEVSPDAGKVKVLVSIFGRETPVELSFDQIAKI
- the secE gene encoding preprotein translocase subunit SecE, which translates into the protein MAKKSKTQRAKASAARAARKAQALEAESAAVEAKDIAEADAAAEPKKRFFKKADKAETPAANKQDKGKIEKKAEKKVESKPKKRRFGFLKDVRAEMKRVTWPTKKDVLRWSVVVVAALLFFGVYVALLDNVIITPVLVGISSLGA